One genomic window of Cricetulus griseus strain 17A/GY chromosome 3, alternate assembly CriGri-PICRH-1.0, whole genome shotgun sequence includes the following:
- the Lyrm1 gene encoding LYR motif-containing protein 1 isoform X4, giving the protein MSLKMTTATRQEVLSLYRSIFKLARKWQAASGQMEDTIKEKQYIINEARTLFQKNKNLTDSDLIKQCIDECTARIEIGLHYQIPYPRPIHLPPMGLTPLRGRRLQTQEKMRKLSKPVYLQSHDEVS; this is encoded by the exons TGAGTCTGAAGATGACAACTGCAACACGACAAGAAGTCCTTAGCCTCTACCGAAGCATTTTCAAGCTTGCACGGAAATGGCAGGCAGCATCAGGGCAGATGGAAGACACCATCAAAGAAAAACAGTACATAATAAATGAAGCCAGAACACtgttccagaaaaacaaaaat CTCACAGACTCAGACCTGATTAAACAGTGTATAGATGAATGCACAGCCAGGATTGAGATTGGACTGCATTACCAGATTCCTTATCCAAGGCCA atccatctgcctccaatGGGTCTTACTCCACTACGAGGTCGGAGACTTCAAACccaggagaaaatgagaaaactttccaaaccagTGTATCTGCAGTCTCATGATGAAGTTTCCTAA
- the Lyrm1 gene encoding LYR motif-containing protein 1 isoform X5 translates to MTTATRQEVLSLYRSIFKLARKWQAASGQMEDTIKEKQYIINEARTLFQKNKNLTDSDLIKQCIDECTARIEIGLHYQIPYPRPIHLPPMGLTPLRGRRLQTQEKMRKLSKPVYLQSHDEVS, encoded by the exons ATGACAACTGCAACACGACAAGAAGTCCTTAGCCTCTACCGAAGCATTTTCAAGCTTGCACGGAAATGGCAGGCAGCATCAGGGCAGATGGAAGACACCATCAAAGAAAAACAGTACATAATAAATGAAGCCAGAACACtgttccagaaaaacaaaaat CTCACAGACTCAGACCTGATTAAACAGTGTATAGATGAATGCACAGCCAGGATTGAGATTGGACTGCATTACCAGATTCCTTATCCAAGGCCA atccatctgcctccaatGGGTCTTACTCCACTACGAGGTCGGAGACTTCAAACccaggagaaaatgagaaaactttccaaaccagTGTATCTGCAGTCTCATGATGAAGTTTCCTAA